In the genome of Doryrhamphus excisus isolate RoL2022-K1 chromosome 11, RoL_Dexc_1.0, whole genome shotgun sequence, one region contains:
- the LOC131137882 gene encoding complement factor B-like has protein sequence MLLSVQWIGLAVILSCLLMGGQVWCDCTEDNVQIEGGYYNLTKGLKTGSLLIYHCPEGYFPYPAQKRECQFDDSWSQDSTSSASQKCRMVECPDPHVLMHGIVSPPQDRYFVDNETTYECYSGYTMRGSSRRVCFPNGKWSGSTPICSRDSGNDCADPGIPAGAYRRGNSFRIDDKVKYSCKSGLFLVGSSERTCLENGQWTGTEPACYYKYTYDTPLEVSEAFGGALKASLTTLEPADDTQEGRKIKISKTDKLNIYIAVDISESIEEQHFIDARDAVIQLIAKISSFSVTPNYEILFFSSNVYEVVNIVDFLDGKAQLSTVKTDLENFKIDNRDTAGTNLNLVFMTILERMAFIKQRTGEDGFKEHRHAIILFTDGAYNMGGTPEPTVQKIKNMVYMDHTAENQKPLREDYLDIYIFAIGAQIFDDDLIPLAVGTGGDHYFRMSDIRSLQKTFDDIIDEEEVKGLCGLHKGYRTRDRRENYPWVVFIVIQNEGRVMKCLGSLVTPKFVLTAAHCFTFGDLPRHVTVDINDQNGRRTKKVKNFFPHPKFNVKAKVSEGVEEFYDYDVALIQLVDYVKISSFARPICIPCTQETSDALKLVGESTCKKQEQLLLKDHLERLTFLTRTDNLVDDKDVHAKLGDNRDECIAHALEAPGITTKDPKVPVTDNFLCTGGLTPFRDHIACTGDSGGAVFKNFEHRTVQIAVVSWGSQNLCKGGGVVESTKKSRDFHLNLFSVVPFLKSILGNDQQDDYAPLEFLKN, from the exons ATGCTACTTTCTGTCCAATGGATTGGTCTGGCTGTCATACTTTCATGTCTTCTAATGG gtggacAAGTGTGGTGTGATTGTACAGAGGACAATGTGCAAATAGAGGGGGGTTATTACAATCTGACCAAGGGACTGAAGACAGGCAGCCTGCTGATCTACCACTGTCCCGAGGGTTACTTTCCATACCCCGCCCAGAAGCGTGAATGCCAGTTCGATGACAGCTGGAGCCAAGACTCCACAAGTTCTGCTTCTCAGAAATGCAGGA TGGTGGAATGCCCGGACCCCCATGTCCTGATGCATGGAATCGTCTCCCCCCCTCAGGACAGATACTTTGTTGACAATGAGACTACATATGAGTGCTACTCTGGATACACAATGCGAGGCTCTTCCAGGAGAGTCTGCTTTCCAAATGGCAAGTGGAGTGGATCCACTCCAATTTGCAGCCGAGACT CAGGAAACGATTGTGCTGATCCCGGCATCCCAGCTGGCGCCTATAGAAGGGGGAATTCATTCCGAATTGACGACAAAGTGAAATACAGCTGCAAGAGCGGTCTGTTTCTAGTGGGCTCCAGCGAGAGAACGTGCCTGGAGAACGGCCAGTGGACTGGCACAGAGCCAGCGTGCTACT ACAAATACACCTACGATACTCCACTGGAGGTTTCAGAGGCCTTTGGTGGTGCACTCAAAGCCAGCCTCACCACTTTGGAGCCGGCTG aTGATACACAGGAGGgaagaaaaatcaaaatatcaaaaactgACAAGCTCAACATCTACATTGCGGTGGATATTTCTGAGAGTATTgaagaacaacatttcattgatgCCAGAGATGCTGTCATCCAACTCATCGCCAAg ATTTCATCTTTTTCcgtgactccaaattatgagatCCTGTTTTTCTCTTCTAATGTGTACGAAGTTGTCAACATTGTTGATTTTTTGGATGGCAAGGCCCAACTGAGCACAGTGAAGACTGATCTGGAAAATTTTAAAATCGACA ACAGAGACACCGCCGGAACAAACCTCAATCTCGTATTTATGACCATCTTGGAGCGCATGGCATTTATAAAGCAACGGACAGGGGAGGATGGCTTTAAGGAGCACCGTCACGCAATTATTCTTTTTACAGATG GTGCTTACAACATGGGTGGTACACCTGAGCCTACGGTGCAGAAAATAAAGAACATGGTCTACATGGACCATACTGCTGAGAAccaaaaaccattaagagaagaCTACCTGG acatttatatttttgccaTTGGCGCCCAGATCTTCGATGATGACTTAATTCCTCTTGCCGTGGGGACGGGTGGGGACCATTACTTCAGGATGAGTGATATTCGTAGTTTGCAGAAGACGTTTGATGATATTATTG ATGAAGAAGAAGTAAAAGGTTTATGTGGTCTTCACAAGGGATACAGGACCAGAGATAGAAGGGAAAACTATCCATGGGTGGTATTTATTGTCATTCAG AACGAGGGAAGAGTCATGAAATGTCTGGGCTCTCTGGTGACGCCAAAATTTGTTCTGACCGCCGCTCACTGCTTCACTTTTGGGGATCTACCTCGGCATGTCACAGTTGACATTAACGATCAGAACGGCAGAAGAA CCAAAAAGGTCAAGAACTTCTTTCCGCACCCAAAATTCAACGTCAAGGCTAAAGTAAGTGAGGGTGTGGAAGAGTTCTATGACTACGATGTGGCTCTCATTCAGCTGGTGGACTATGTGAAAATCTCCTCGTTCGCCAG ACCTATTTGCATACCTTGTACCCAGGAGACCAGTGATGCTCTCAAACTGGTGGGTGAATCCACCTGCAAGAAACAAG AACAGCTCCTGTTAAAAGATCATCTTGAGAGGCTGACTTTCCTGACACGGACCGACAACTTGGTCGATGATAAAGACGTACATGCTAAACTTGGCGATAAT AGGGATGAATGCATTGCACATGCATTGGAGGCGCCGGGCATTACCACAAAAGACCCCAAAGTTCCTGTGACTGACAACTTCCTGTGCACCGGTGGTCTgactcccttcagagatcatATAGCATGTACAG GTGACTCCGGAGGAGCTGTGTTCAAAAACTTTGAACATCGCACCGTGCAG ATTGCAGTTGTCAGCTGGGGTAGTCAAAATCTGTGCAAAGGCGGCGGTGTCGTCGAGTCTACAAAGAAGTCCAGAGACTTCCACCTCAACCTCTTCAGTGTTGTACCTTTCCTTAAATCCATCCTTGGAAACGACCAACAGGATGACTATGCACCGCTGGAGTTCTTGAAGAACTAA
- the alg9 gene encoding alpha-1,2-mannosyltransferase ALG9 isoform X1, with translation MAAKALRQRARRGSRQDANNVNVSTEARLPKEEKGADESKATDTRQESISRGGQVWAPEGSTAFKCLLLARFCAALLSNISDCDETFNYWEPMHYLLYGTGMQTWEYSPLYAIRSYAYLWLHALPACLPAHVLQTNKVLVFYIVRCVLAFSCCVCELYFYKAVCKKFGLHVGRLMFAFLFLSSGMFCSSAAFLPSSFCMYTTLVAMTGWFRDSTPLAIMGVAAGAIVAWPFSALIGVPIAFDLLVLKRQWKSFITWSAVAVLVLLGPLVAVDSFFYGKLVIAPLNILLYNVFTPHGPDLYGTEPWHFYFMNGALNFNLVFVLALFSLPLTVLMETLLHKFNVQNLGRPYWLTLSPMYLWMFIFFTQPHKEERFLFPIYPLICLSGAVALSSLQVCFHHNVEHWATIRAAFSHLLSFLQKCYHFLFHRYRLEHYTVSSNWLALSAVVVFGVMSLSRSVALFRGYHAPLDLYPEFHRIAKATNLHSVPEGRPVSVCVGKEWHRFPSSFLLPHNWQLHFIQSEFKGQLPQPYASDSLATQIIPANMNDQNLEEPSRYVDVRQCHYLVDLDTEEETPHEPRYAANKEEWNVIAYKPFLQASRSSPFFRAFYIPFLSERHTSYRHYVILKPRRQKQPRMRSHG, from the exons ATGGCGGCCAAGGCGCTCCGTCAGCGAGCCAGACGAGGCAGCAGACAAGATGCGAACAATGTCAATGTGTCCACCGAGGCTCGGTTGCCGAAAGAGGAGAAAGGAGCCGATGAGAGCAAAGCTACAGACACTCGGCAAGA GTCAATAAGTCGCGGTGGTCAGGTATGGGCACCGGAAGGCTCGACTGCCTTTAAATGTCTGCTCTTAGCTCGGTTCTGTGCAGCATTACTCAGCAACATCTCAGACTGCGATGAGACCTTCAACTACTGGGAACCG ATGCACTACCTGCTTTATGGCACAGGGATGCAAACTTGGGAATATTCTCCATTGTATGCAATCAGGTCCTATGCTTACCTGTGGCTGCATGCTCTCCCGGCTTGTTTGCCCGCCCATGTACTACAAACAAACAAG GTTTTGGTGTTCTACATTGTGCGGTGTGTCCTTGCTTTCTCCTGCTGCGTCTGTGAGCTCTATTTTTACAA GGCCGTTTGTAAGAAGTTTGGTTTGCACGTCGGCCGCCTGATGTTTGCTTTTCTCTTCCTGAGCTCTGGAATGTTCTGCTCATCTGCAG CATTTCTGCCATCTTCTTTCTGCATGTACACCACGCTGGTCGCCATGACAGGATGGTTCCGGGACTCCACACCGTTGGCCATAATGGGTGTAGCTGCTGGTGCTATTGTTGCCTGGCCATTCTCTGCTCTGATTGG GGTGCCGATTGCCTTTGACCTTCTGGTGTTAAAGCGGCAATGGAAGAGTTTTATCACCTGGTCAGCTGTCGCTGTGTTGGTTTTACTG gGTCCCTTGGTAGCAGTGGACTCTTTCTTTTATGGCAAACTGGTGATCGCCCCTCTCAATATTCTACTCTATAATGTCTTCACACCACATGGGCCCGATCTCTATG gaACAGAGCCATGGCACTTTTACTTTATGAACGGGGCTTTGAACTTCAACCTGGTGTTTGTTCTGGCACTGTTTTCCCTGCCACTCACTGTTCTCATGGAAACACTCCTCCACAAGTTTAATG TGCAGAACCTGGGCCGTCCATACTGGTTGACTCTGTCCCCCATGTATTTGTGgatgtttattttctttaccCAACCTCACAAAGAAGAACGCTTTCTCTTTCCCATCTACCCTCTGATTTGCCTCAGTGGCGCAGTGGCCCTCTCGTCTTTACAGGTGTGTTTCCATCATAACGTTGAGCATTGGGCGACCATCAGAGCTGCATTTTCTCATTTATTATCCTTCCTGCAGAAATGCTACCACTTCCTGTTCCACCGGTACCGACTGGAGCACTACACAGTCTCCTCCAATTGGCTGGCACTAAGCGCAGTTGTGGTCTTCGGTGTGATGTCACTTTCCCGCTCTGTCGCTCTCTTCAGAG GCTACCACGCTCCTCTGGACTTATACCCAGAGTTTCACCGCATTGCCAAGGCTACCAATCTGCACTCAGTCCCCGAAGGCAGAccagttagtgtgtgtgtgggcaagGAGTGGCACCGCTTCCCGAGCAGCTTCCTTCTCCCACACAA CTGGCAACTACACTTCATCCAAAGTGAGTTCAAAGGTCAGCTCCCTCAACCGTATGCGTCCGATTCTCTGGCCACACAGATCATCCCTGCTAATATGAACGACCAGAACCTGGAGGAGCCCAGCAGATAT GTAGATGTGCGGCAGTGCCACTACCTGGTAGACCTCGATACAGAAGAAGAAACGCCACATGAGCCACGTTACGCAGCCAATAAAGAGGAGTGGAACGTCATTGCTTATAAGCCTTTCCTACAAGCCTCCAG gtCCTCTCCGTTCTTCAGAGCGTTCTACATCCCGTTCCTATCTGAGCGCCACACCAGCTATCGGCACTACGTCATCTTGAAACCGCGGCGGCAAAAGCAGCCTCGTATGCGCAGCCACGGCTGA
- the layna gene encoding layilin, whose protein sequence is MDRFTIFCQLLFLCFNPTAATSLITADVFEARGQRVCKTGKGRPCYKLAYFSDLRRRLNFGEAELACRRDGGQLLSVASVSEQKIIEQLITELRPTDGDFWIGLRRNHGDEDSSSSSDCSAQYRWLDGSKSTFRNWHWDEPSCGYEVCVVMYHQPSAPPGMGGLYMFQWNDDNCETKHNFICKYTAEKSADPSPPNSTHADVFPSSVPWNPSDHNAKRSTALNVIYIIIPTIPLILLLLTVTGVCCFKMLVTRRRKEQKSEVPQPDQGPRPSPTPTDVYNVIRSQKDDDLVSARPNTKNTSFLCSSPDTPTGDYDNLGGRDTESGFVTLASTESGFLNFDLSDLSLGRRGSRDLYNSSLGRQAKRDLTDGSLGRPGQFYDRSLGRRTTKSEHFGSSRPYGEHELYEDNVTAKSDLYDLKVKPGSHTVKADLYQTYTTNGKMDSYQSILGNYGSRKSYQATLDSYRSALNFDGGRRYFNEQHWLDSEKY, encoded by the exons ATGGACCGCTTTACCATCTTTTGTCAGCtcctgtttttgtgttttaatccAACGGCAGCCACCAGCCTCATTACAG CGGACGTATTTGAAGCGAGAG GTCAGCGTGTGTGCAAGACGGGCAAAGGCAGGCCGTGTTACAAGCTGGCCTATTTCTCTGACCTGCGCCGGAGGTTGAACTTTGGGGAAGCCGAGCTGGCGTGTCGCCGAGATGGTGGGCAGCTGCTGAGCGTGGCGTCTGTGTCCGAGCAGAAGATCATTGAGCAGCTCATCACGGAACTGCGTCCGACCGATGGAGACTTCTGGATCGGACTGAGGCGTAACCACGGAGATgaggacagcagcagcagcagcgactGTTCAGCGCAGTACCGCTGGCTGGATGGCAGCAAGTCCACTTTTAG GAACTGGCACTGGGATGAGCCATCCTGTGGCTATGAGGTGTGCGTGGTGATGTATCACCAGCCGTCTGCACCACCCGGGATGGGAGGCCTCTACATGTTCCAGTGGAATGACGACAACTGCGAAACTAAACACAACTTTATCTGCAAATACACCGCAG AGAAGTCAGCTGACCCTTCTccaccaaactccacacatgcag ACGTCTTCCCTTCATCTGTGCCGTGGAATCCAAGTGACCACAATGCAAAGAGGAGCACCG cTCTAAATGTTATCTACATCATCATTCCCACCATCCCGCTTATACTGCTGCTACTGACGGTGACGGGGGTCTGCTGCTTCAAAATGCTGGTCACGCG ACGAAGGAAAGAACAGAAATCGGAGGTACCCCAGCCAGATCAGGGCCCCCGACCCAGCCCTACCCCGACCGATGTATACAACGTGATCCGCTCCCAGAAGGACGATGACTTGGTGTCGGCACGCCCGAATACCAAGAACACGTCCTTTCTGTGCTCCTCTCCTGACACCCCCACGGGGGATTACGACAACCTGGGTGGTCGCGACACTGAAAGCGGATTTGTGACTCTCGCTAGCACTGAGAGCGGCTTCCTCAATTTTGACCTCAGTGACCTCAGCTTGGGCCGCCGAGGTAGTCGTGACCTCTACAACAGTAGCTTGGGGAGACAAGCAAAAAGGGACTTGACTGACGGGAGTCTGGGTCGCCCCGGACAGTTTTACGATAGGAGTCTCGGCCGCCGAACAACCAAGAGTGAGCATTTTGGCAGCAGCAGACCCTATGGGGAGCACGAGTTGTATGAAGACAACGTGACAGCAAAGAGTGACCTCTATGACCTCAAAGTGAAGCCTGGGAGTCACACGGTGAAGGCGGACTTGTATCAGACGTACACCACCAATGGCAAGATGGATTCTTACCAAAGCATCCTGGGAAACTACGGAAGCCGAAAATCCTACCAGGCCACTCTGGATAGTTACAGAAGTGCTCTGAATTTTGATGGAGGAAGAAGATACTTCAATGAACAACACTGGCTGGACAGTGAAAAGTACTGA
- the alg9 gene encoding alpha-1,2-mannosyltransferase ALG9 isoform X2 codes for MAAKALRQRARRGSRQDANNVNVSTEARLPKEEKGADESKATDTRQESISRGGQVWAPEGSTAFKCLLLARFCAALLSNISDCDETFNYWEPMHYLLYGTGMQTWEYSPLYAIRSYAYLWLHALPACLPAHVLQTNKVLVFYIVRCVLAFSCCVCELYFYKAVCKKFGLHVGRLMFAFLFLSSGMFCSSAAFLPSSFCMYTTLVAMTGWFRDSTPLAIMGVAAGAIVAWPFSALIGVPIAFDLLVLKRQWKSFITWSAVAVLVLLGPLVAVDSFFYGKLVIAPLNILLYNVFTPHGPDLYGTEPWHFYFMNGALNFNLVFVLALFSLPLTVLMETLLHKFNVQNLGRPYWLTLSPMYLWMFIFFTQPHKEERFLFPIYPLICLSGAVALSSLQKCYHFLFHRYRLEHYTVSSNWLALSAVVVFGVMSLSRSVALFRGYHAPLDLYPEFHRIAKATNLHSVPEGRPVSVCVGKEWHRFPSSFLLPHNWQLHFIQSEFKGQLPQPYASDSLATQIIPANMNDQNLEEPSRYVDVRQCHYLVDLDTEEETPHEPRYAANKEEWNVIAYKPFLQASRSSPFFRAFYIPFLSERHTSYRHYVILKPRRQKQPRMRSHG; via the exons ATGGCGGCCAAGGCGCTCCGTCAGCGAGCCAGACGAGGCAGCAGACAAGATGCGAACAATGTCAATGTGTCCACCGAGGCTCGGTTGCCGAAAGAGGAGAAAGGAGCCGATGAGAGCAAAGCTACAGACACTCGGCAAGA GTCAATAAGTCGCGGTGGTCAGGTATGGGCACCGGAAGGCTCGACTGCCTTTAAATGTCTGCTCTTAGCTCGGTTCTGTGCAGCATTACTCAGCAACATCTCAGACTGCGATGAGACCTTCAACTACTGGGAACCG ATGCACTACCTGCTTTATGGCACAGGGATGCAAACTTGGGAATATTCTCCATTGTATGCAATCAGGTCCTATGCTTACCTGTGGCTGCATGCTCTCCCGGCTTGTTTGCCCGCCCATGTACTACAAACAAACAAG GTTTTGGTGTTCTACATTGTGCGGTGTGTCCTTGCTTTCTCCTGCTGCGTCTGTGAGCTCTATTTTTACAA GGCCGTTTGTAAGAAGTTTGGTTTGCACGTCGGCCGCCTGATGTTTGCTTTTCTCTTCCTGAGCTCTGGAATGTTCTGCTCATCTGCAG CATTTCTGCCATCTTCTTTCTGCATGTACACCACGCTGGTCGCCATGACAGGATGGTTCCGGGACTCCACACCGTTGGCCATAATGGGTGTAGCTGCTGGTGCTATTGTTGCCTGGCCATTCTCTGCTCTGATTGG GGTGCCGATTGCCTTTGACCTTCTGGTGTTAAAGCGGCAATGGAAGAGTTTTATCACCTGGTCAGCTGTCGCTGTGTTGGTTTTACTG gGTCCCTTGGTAGCAGTGGACTCTTTCTTTTATGGCAAACTGGTGATCGCCCCTCTCAATATTCTACTCTATAATGTCTTCACACCACATGGGCCCGATCTCTATG gaACAGAGCCATGGCACTTTTACTTTATGAACGGGGCTTTGAACTTCAACCTGGTGTTTGTTCTGGCACTGTTTTCCCTGCCACTCACTGTTCTCATGGAAACACTCCTCCACAAGTTTAATG TGCAGAACCTGGGCCGTCCATACTGGTTGACTCTGTCCCCCATGTATTTGTGgatgtttattttctttaccCAACCTCACAAAGAAGAACGCTTTCTCTTTCCCATCTACCCTCTGATTTGCCTCAGTGGCGCAGTGGCCCTCTCGTCTTTACAG AAATGCTACCACTTCCTGTTCCACCGGTACCGACTGGAGCACTACACAGTCTCCTCCAATTGGCTGGCACTAAGCGCAGTTGTGGTCTTCGGTGTGATGTCACTTTCCCGCTCTGTCGCTCTCTTCAGAG GCTACCACGCTCCTCTGGACTTATACCCAGAGTTTCACCGCATTGCCAAGGCTACCAATCTGCACTCAGTCCCCGAAGGCAGAccagttagtgtgtgtgtgggcaagGAGTGGCACCGCTTCCCGAGCAGCTTCCTTCTCCCACACAA CTGGCAACTACACTTCATCCAAAGTGAGTTCAAAGGTCAGCTCCCTCAACCGTATGCGTCCGATTCTCTGGCCACACAGATCATCCCTGCTAATATGAACGACCAGAACCTGGAGGAGCCCAGCAGATAT GTAGATGTGCGGCAGTGCCACTACCTGGTAGACCTCGATACAGAAGAAGAAACGCCACATGAGCCACGTTACGCAGCCAATAAAGAGGAGTGGAACGTCATTGCTTATAAGCCTTTCCTACAAGCCTCCAG gtCCTCTCCGTTCTTCAGAGCGTTCTACATCCCGTTCCTATCTGAGCGCCACACCAGCTATCGGCACTACGTCATCTTGAAACCGCGGCGGCAAAAGCAGCCTCGTATGCGCAGCCACGGCTGA